The following are encoded together in the Ictidomys tridecemlineatus isolate mIctTri1 chromosome X, mIctTri1.hap1, whole genome shotgun sequence genome:
- the LOC144371644 gene encoding ferritin heavy chain-like produces the protein MVPIMVSQVRYNYHPDCEAAVNSQIQGQLHASYVYLSLAFFCHRPQVALEHFASFFLRLSHEWRDRAEKLMELQNQRGGHVRLHDVQQPEGSAWHSGLQAMECAFHLEKSLNQGLLELHHLAAERGDPHLCQFLQRHYLHQQVLIIRELAGYLTNLRRIQTLEDPMAEILFDRLTLGHSCKDD, from the coding sequence ATGGTGCCCATCATGGTGTCGCAGGTGCGCTACAACTACCACCCCGACTGCGAGGCCGCCGTCAACAGCCAGATCCAGGGGCAGCTGCACGCCTCCTACGTCTACCTGTCCTTGGCCTTCTTCTGCCACCGCCCACAAGTGGCCCTGGAGCACTTCGCCAGCTTCTTCCTGCGCCTGTCGCACGAGTGGAGGGACCGCGCCGAGAAGCTGATGGAGCTGCAGAACCAGCGCGGAGGCCACGTCCGGCTCCACGACGTCCAGCAGCCCGAGGGCAGCGCCTGGCACAGCGGCCTCCAGGCCATGGAGTGCGCCTTCCACCTGGAGAAGAGCCTCAACCAGGGCCTCCTGGAGCTGCACCACCTGGCCGCCGAGAGGGGCGACCCCCACCTCTGCCAGTTCCTGCAGCGCCACTATCTGCACCAGCAGGTCCTCATCATCCGCGAGCTGGCCGGCTACCTGACCAACCTGCGCAGAATTCAGACCCTGGAAGACCCCATGGCCGAGATCCTCTTTGACAGGCTCACCCTGGGCCACAGCTGCAAGGACGACTGA
- the LOC101967850 gene encoding protein FAM47E: MAEKKWRFRPWILEPLSLGMTSKPWYDDRLSSRCFAKQKKKLLKFPTSLDSRRWVFVKEGLDDFRNGCPSSEDLITRGRSRKEAFLPTISHRVPQPAPKKSRKKSKNAGLFSTLSRAQLARKAFVADVEASLTQHPLAHYPNLEEDLPAEILLKVLEVLDPDRKLEDTWAYCEGHGKGTKEPRKVSERCTKRSFPEPPKISGSNKKILIHEEDKSSKKDLPSSQGHKHIPKGISDFCKWVATFGDLGIDEEFMMKQVDIDYACQPTYDDYHIKKINLLPSDLKFCSQLNKVKEIRFSIQELDFERKLHKFKNPYKPDWVKIRYGAWYLKPKLWRKLVNDEPLIDPKVLRESQKPHTPKPDIIDDLYGTIAFKDFIMSKGYSMPDILEKLFIRKGWNYDSVKTPIPKAIKAHESTEDEDEDEDDDEDDDDDD; the protein is encoded by the coding sequence ATGGCGGAAAAGAAGTGGCGGTTCCGGCCATGGATATTGGAGCCACTCTCTCTGGGCATGACCAGCAAGCCCTGGTACGACGACCGTTTGTCTTCCAGGTGTTttgcaaagcaaaagaaaaagcttCTGAAGTTCCCCACCTCGCTGGATAGCCGGCGGTGGGTATTCGTTAAAGAAGGATTGGATGACTTCAGGAATGGCTGTCCCTCCAGTGAGGATCTGATCACTCGGGGCCGGAGCCGCAAAGAGGCCTTTCTCCCAACGATTTCTCACAGAGTTCCCCAGCCTGCCCCCAAGAAGAGTCGCAAGAAGTCCAAGAATGCAGGTCTGTTTTCCACGCTCTCAAGGGCTCAACTGGCACGCAAGGCGTTTGTAGCGGATGTCGAAGCCAGCCTGACCCAGCATCCCTTGGCTCATTACCCAAATCTGGAAGAAGATCTCCCTGCAGAAATCTTATTAAAGGTGCTGGAAGTACTGGACCCTGACAGGAAGCTGGAAGACACGTGGGCTTACTGTGAGGGCCATGGCAAAGGGACCAAGGAACCCCGCAAGGTTTCCGAACGCTGTACTAAAAGAAGCTTCCCGGAACCTCCCAAGATTTCCgggtcaaataaaaaaatattgattcatgAAGAAGACAAGTCAAGTAAAAAAGATTTGCCCTCTTCACAGGGTCATAAGCACATACCAAAAGGAATTAGTGACTTCTGCAAATGGGTTGCTACTTTTGGAGACTTGGGCATTGATGAAGAGTTCATGATGAAACAGGTTGACATTGACTATGCGTGCCAACCAACCTATGATGACTACCAcatcaagaaaataaatctgCTTCCTTCTGATCTCAAGTTCTGCAGCCAGCTAAACAAAGTGAAGGAGATAAGATTCTCCATACAGGAACTAGACTTTGAGAGGAAACTCCACAAATTCAAGAATCCTTATAAACCCGACTGGGTGAAGATTAGGTATGGGGCATGGTACCTGAAGCCCAAGTTGTGGAGAAAGCTAGTCAATGATGAACCATTGATTGACCCCAAGGTCTTACGTGAAAGTCAAAAACCCCATACTCCTAAACCAGACATTATTGACGATCTTTATGGGACAATTGCCTTTAAGGATTTCATCATGAGCAAAGGCTACAGTATGCCAGACATCCTGGAGAAGCTGTTTATCAGGAAGGGATGGAATTATGACTCTGTTAAGACTCCTATACCAAAAGCAATAAAAGCTCATGAAAGCactgaagatgaagatgaagatgaagatgatgatgaagatgatgatgacgatgactAG